TTTATATAAATCGCAATATATTGCAGCACAATCAACTACGCCTCTCACTATGATATTCTGGTTTACGAAACTACTAATCTAATCTTATATCGGATAAAAAGATAAACCTTAAACCTTAAAGTGATGTGCTGGAAAAAATAGTTTAATAACTTAAAAAAAATTGCATTTTGCACTTGACAAGAAAAACCATATCTCATAAAAGAACCATAGAAACTCACAATATCTCAAAAAAACTCAAGGCGGTTCATAGAAATGACACGAAAAAGCACGGACAGTAGAAGAAAAGAAGGTTTTGTTCCGAAACTTGAAAATAAGGGCTTCAGCTATGTCCGGTGAATTTTTAGGTATCTTTGAAAACTCTGTTCATAAGCAACGGGTAATAATTCCTGCCGCTTTCAAGAAGAAATTTTCGGAAGAAGCGGGCAAAAAAGTGATAGTTACTCTTGGTCCCAATGAAACAGTTGCCATTTATCCTCTTGATAACTGGAAAGATACTTTGGAACGGCTGAAAAACGGTGACGAGCGTTGTGCCAAACTTCGCACCCAATTAATTGATTTTGCTATGACGGAGCAAGAGCTGGAAGGTCCCGGAAGAGTAAGAATTCTGGAACGCTTATTAAACGAAACGAACATTACGGATAGCGTTATCATCAAAGGTGAAGGGCACTATATTTCGTTGTGGAATCCTAAGGTCTATAATGAAGTACGGGCAGGTAAGCTAAACAAACATCGCCAAGAGTTTACTTCTGAGGACTATCAAAAATGAGTTTTCACACTCCGGTAATGGTGAATCAATGTTTATCCTTGCTAAATTTGCAAGCAGGCAAACTTTATGTAGATGCCACAACCGGAGGTGGAGGCCATAGTTTAGCGATGCTAAAACAGGAGCCCTCCCTGAAACTATATTGTTTTGATCAAGATAGTGAAGCAATCGCAGAAGCAGGAAAAACACTTACAGAATATAATAATGCAATTTTAATAAAAGCCAATTTCAAACAACTGCGCACCGAGCTCGCCTATTTGAAAGTAAAAGGCATTGATGGAATTCTCTTTGATTTGGGAGTTTCATCGCATCAAATAGATACTGACAAACGCGGATTCAGTTTTGATAAAGATGCGCTTCTGGATATGAGAATGGACAGGGACTTACAATATAGTGCGTATAATGCGGTTAACGAATTGGACACAAAGACATTAACCCAAATTTTCAGAGATTTGGGTGAAGAACAAAATGCCTATCGTATTGCCAAAGCAGTGGAAAAAAGTTCGAAGCCAATTCAGACCACAGGCGAACTTGCCAAAATTATAGAAAGCGTTGCCGGAAAAGGTACAAAGGAATCACTAAAGACAAAAGTGCGTATTTTTCAGGCATTGCGAATATATGTGAACAAGGAACTGGAAGCACTTTCTTCAGCTTTGCAGGATGCAATATATTTATTAAATCCCGCAGGTAGAATAGTGGTTATCAGTTACCATTCTTTAGAAGATAGAATAGTGAAACGCATTTTTAAATTGGCGGAACAGGATTGTATTTGTCCTCCTGCTTCCATAAGCTGTAATTGTAACCATCATAAACAGTTAAATATTTTAACCAAAAAGCCCTTAACGGCTACGGAAGAAGAAATATTGGCAAATCCCCGTTCCCGCAGTGCCAAATTACGCGCTGCTGAGAAAGTTAAAGAGGAAGATAAGAATTCATTAAACGGTCGGAAACAAAACCGACGGAAAACGCGGGAGGAATGATGCGAGGCAAACTTTTGATACTTATAATCCTTTTAGGACTGGTGTTTTTTCTCAGTTTTTATAACAAAAACAGAATCGTGCAATATACCAGAAAAGTGGCGGAACTGGAAAAGACCTATTATGCTGAAAAAAATATCAACACTGAATTGCTGGTGGAGCTGGATGATTTACGCAGCGGAAAACATATTGCTTCTTTAGTGAGTGTGGAATTGAGCAATTTTATTCCAGACCAGCAAGCGGGAAAAATTATTTATGTGCACGAGCCATCTCCCAAACAAGAAAAGAAGACCTATTGCATAATAGACCTACTTACCCAAAAAGCGGAAGCTAAAAATATCCAGATTCTGCTGGACTAAAAATGAAAACTCGTTTTTATTTTCTGGTGGTTATCTTTGCTCTTGCCGCAGTGGTCTGGACTGCTTATCTATTTTGTATTCAGATTTTAGATCCTTTTCATCTGGCACAAGCAAGAAAACTTAGATATACACCTCAAAAAGAAATTTTAATTCCTCGCAGAGGTTCCATTTTGGATACAAAAGGTAATCTGCTGGTTAGTTCCGTCAGTTTTTATCAGATAGACATAGACAGGGCTTCCATTATTTCTTGGGCAAAAGATAAAAAAGTTCCGCAGGACAAAGCATTTGAAATTTGTGCCGAAATCATCGCCAAGGAAACATCCCTCCCTAAAGAAGATATCTTAAAACGCTTAAATATGGGCAATAAAACCAGTTCCGTTCAAATTTCCAATAAAATAAGCGAAGTGGAGCTGGATAAATTGATTAAAGATTTCCGGGCAAAAGATATGACTGGACTAATATACAGCTTTGCTTCAATGAAAAGGATTTATTCTAAAGATATTTTAGCTGCCAGGGTTTTGGGATCGGTGCGCGAAATATCCAATGGTTATGATTCCGCCACTAACAATAAATCATTATATAAACTTGCCGGTGTCTGCGGTATAGAATCAACCTACGATAAATATCTGGCAGGAAATTATGGATGGAAGGAAGTTGTTTGGGACGCAAATCATCATCCGGTTCCCTACCCCAAATTGCATTCTAAAAATCCGCAAGATGGCTATAATATTTGGCTTACCATAGATGCCAAAATTCAAGAAATAACGGAAAATGCTCTTTTCGAAGGAATGGAACTTTACGGAGCCAAAAATGCCGGTGCTATAGTTATGGAACCTAATACAGGCAAAATTTTGGCAATGGCGGGTGTCTCCAGAGATGATAGAATGGAAGATCCGAATTTGGTAAGAGTGAAATCCAATATACCCGTAAGTTTTATGTTTGAGCCGGGCTCTACGATGAAGCCATTAACTATGCTTCCCGCCATTGAATACAAATTGGTGAAG
This genomic interval from Candidatus Cloacimonas sp. contains the following:
- a CDS encoding protein MraZ encodes the protein MSGEFLGIFENSVHKQRVIIPAAFKKKFSEEAGKKVIVTLGPNETVAIYPLDNWKDTLERLKNGDERCAKLRTQLIDFAMTEQELEGPGRVRILERLLNETNITDSVIIKGEGHYISLWNPKVYNEVRAGKLNKHRQEFTSEDYQK
- the rsmH gene encoding 16S rRNA (cytosine(1402)-N(4))-methyltransferase RsmH — translated: MSFHTPVMVNQCLSLLNLQAGKLYVDATTGGGGHSLAMLKQEPSLKLYCFDQDSEAIAEAGKTLTEYNNAILIKANFKQLRTELAYLKVKGIDGILFDLGVSSHQIDTDKRGFSFDKDALLDMRMDRDLQYSAYNAVNELDTKTLTQIFRDLGEEQNAYRIAKAVEKSSKPIQTTGELAKIIESVAGKGTKESLKTKVRIFQALRIYVNKELEALSSALQDAIYLLNPAGRIVVISYHSLEDRIVKRIFKLAEQDCICPPASISCNCNHHKQLNILTKKPLTATEEEILANPRSRSAKLRAAEKVKEEDKNSLNGRKQNRRKTREE